In Candidatus Palauibacter scopulicola, the genomic window TAATGGTCGGGGATCGATTTCCGGGAAGAGGGTCCGGAGAGGTAGACCTTCAGGCACGGATCGCCGTTGTCGGCCCCGATGCCCACGGCGGACACGTCCTTGCGCGAAAGCAGTTTCTCGGCGAGTCGCTGCTGCGCATCTTCGATCGAGCGTTTCATGCGCCTCCTTACGGGAGTCCCGCTCCCCGGGTGTCGCCGCGGCGGCAAACCGTCGCGCCGCCAGCGAGAGGATCGCCGCTTCACGGAGATCCGACGAGCGGCCTGTGCCGGTAGACCACGCCGCCCCGCATCACGAGCACGACATGCTCGAGGGCGCCGATATCGGCCGTCGGATCTCCCGCCACCGCGATCACATCGGCCTCGAACCCCGGCGCGAGCGTGCCCACGGTCTCCTCAAGCTCCAGCGAAGCCGCCGCCAGGCTCGTGGCCGAGACGATGGCTTCCATAGGATCCTGTCCACCCTCACGAACTCTGTACACCAGTTCCGTCCAATTGCGCCCGTGCGCTCCCGCCACGGCGTCGGTCCCGAACACGATGTCGAGCCCTTCGACGTCGAGCGCCTCGCGGAAAGCGGCGAGCGCCATCGGCACCGCCGTGCGCATCTGACGGAATCCGGCCTCCGTGTAGTTCCCGATGCCGAGGTAGCGGTCCTGATTCACGAAGTAGTTCTCGAAGATCAGGTGCGTGTGCGGGTCGTAGTAGAGCTGGCGTTCGGCGAGCAGTTCGAGCGTCTCGCGGTCGAGGAGGGCGCCGTGTTCGATCTGCCGGCAGCCGGCGAGGGCGGAGCGCCGCGCGCTCTCGGGGCCGTGAGCGTGGACCACGGCGCGCAGGCCGTGCTCGCGCGCCTGGCCGCAGGCGGCGTCGAGCTGCTCCTGGCTCAGCGTCGGGGTGCCGCCGACCCTGATGCTGGCGGATGCGAAGATCTTGATCACGTCGGCACCCGCCGCCGCCAGTTCGTCCACGCGGGCCCGGATCTCCTGCGGTCCGCCGCT contains:
- a CDS encoding amidohydrolase family protein, translating into MPSRTTLSTQRGRAVTSRAAAIWISLIPAVGGCGGEGGRDASEPYPAGAEAAVVIRADRILDGRGAVLTGRELVVREGRIEAIAEAGTTEGAVVYELPGATVLPGLIDTHVHLGWHFDAATGRLSSAESTATAEDRVLYAAENAWNMLASGVTTVQSLGGPEDVPVRDAIARGSLPGPRILTSIQPITLASGGPQEIRARVDELAAAGADVIKIFASASIRVGGTPTLSQEQLDAACGQAREHGLRAVVHAHGPESARRSALAGCRQIEHGALLDRETLELLAERQLYYDPHTHLIFENYFVNQDRYLGIGNYTEAGFRQMRTAVPMALAAFREALDVEGLDIVFGTDAVAGAHGRNWTELVYRVREGGQDPMEAIVSATSLAAASLELEETVGTLAPGFEADVIAVAGDPTADIGALEHVVLVMRGGVVYRHRPLVGSP